A window of Rhabdothermincola salaria contains these coding sequences:
- a CDS encoding MarR family winged helix-turn-helix transcriptional regulator → MSAARPTDVGADPAAARRRLRDALQALHRITGSARLERLNAARSGVSIGYGAVSVLGRVIEGGPIRMSDLAAAGRMHPAALTRQVQALEAEGYVERRADPGDGRASVIVATASGRGAYRRVEASTDAIMAEQLSGWSPTELAALVDQLDRLVGDLRAVPASRTGRSRVAPGSGAAETKTDTDDSASKGSRGRADR, encoded by the coding sequence ATGAGCGCGGCCCGGCCCACCGACGTCGGCGCCGACCCCGCCGCCGCCCGCCGACGGCTGCGCGACGCGCTGCAGGCGCTGCACCGCATCACCGGCAGCGCCCGCCTCGAGCGCCTGAACGCCGCCCGCTCGGGTGTCTCCATCGGCTACGGCGCCGTCTCCGTGCTGGGCCGGGTGATCGAGGGCGGCCCCATCCGCATGAGCGATCTGGCCGCAGCCGGTCGCATGCACCCCGCCGCCCTCACCCGGCAGGTCCAGGCCCTCGAGGCCGAGGGCTACGTCGAACGGCGGGCCGACCCGGGTGACGGGCGGGCCAGCGTCATCGTGGCCACGGCCTCGGGACGGGGTGCCTACCGCCGGGTCGAGGCGTCCACCGATGCCATCATGGCCGAGCAGCTGTCGGGCTGGTCGCCAACCGAGCTGGCCGCCCTGGTCGACCAGCTCGACCGCCTGGTCGGCGACCTGCGGGCCGTGCCCGCATCGCGGACGGGACGCTCCCGGGTGGCCCCGGGGTCCGGGGCCGCCGAGACCAAGACCGACACCGACGACAGCGCGAGCAAGGGCTCGCGCGGGAGAGCAGACCGATGA